The following proteins are co-located in the Pseudomonas cavernae genome:
- a CDS encoding FUSC family protein, with amino-acid sequence MSQPIDLSPAPPGLEALRRALYEWARSDGVTWVYIAKVLSAAFLTLWLAMRLELPQPSTACVTVFIVMQPQSGQVFAKSFYRLIGTLIGLSVMMVLVALFAQERVLFLLSAAIWIGLCTAGAARYRDFRAYACVLAGYTATLIGIPATTHPEAAFMQALWRVLEISLAIGCTALVSAVLLPQTTTAALRNALYLRFGTFAGFMLDGLRQRLDRPAFSAGNVRFASEAVGLEALRTASTFEDPHMRLRSRRLARLNSEFMTLTTRFHALYRLRERLRGQGREALLETLQPCLAPLLALFEQLRERPPTVNDAARLADRLMALGAELRAGIRTARAQLGASYGDGDGDGDGEALLDFDSAAELLFRLVDDLHNYALTHASLAAHHHEREQWEQGFTTKANPLAALVAGARTGLTVLLFGTFWIYSAWPSGGTFALNAVAILALVSSSPNPPRMALQMAGGTAIAAVLGIAVGLFVLPRIDGFVMLCLVLAPVFAFGAFLSTRPRWAGLGAGLLIFFSTGTVPANHTLFDPATLINTYLALLLSMLISAALVAVVLPPNAPWMWRHLERDLRRRIVYAVSAPAQNLVTGFESGTRDLVVQAYGLAAANPQVQRDLLRWMFLVLEVGHAVIELRREQAVLPERPVYAERKPWRRAIRVLGRALIRLFVQPSADNRQRALLAVERAIASAQAAAEPYELHFEQAPVRRVLSYLHFIRTSLLDPQSPLPPLLEPEADHAA; translated from the coding sequence ATGAGCCAGCCCATCGACCTGTCCCCCGCCCCGCCCGGCCTCGAGGCGCTGCGCCGCGCGCTCTACGAGTGGGCGCGCAGCGACGGCGTGACCTGGGTCTACATCGCCAAGGTGCTCAGCGCCGCCTTCCTCACCCTGTGGCTGGCCATGCGCCTGGAACTGCCGCAGCCGAGCACCGCCTGCGTCACCGTGTTCATCGTCATGCAGCCGCAGAGCGGGCAGGTGTTCGCCAAGAGCTTCTACCGGCTGATCGGCACTCTCATCGGCCTCAGCGTGATGATGGTGCTGGTCGCCCTGTTCGCCCAGGAGCGCGTGCTGTTCCTGCTCAGCGCGGCGATCTGGATCGGCCTGTGCACCGCCGGCGCCGCCCGCTACCGCGACTTCCGCGCCTATGCCTGCGTGCTGGCCGGCTACACCGCCACGCTGATCGGCATTCCCGCCACCACCCACCCGGAAGCCGCCTTCATGCAGGCGCTTTGGCGGGTGCTGGAGATCAGCCTGGCGATCGGCTGCACCGCCCTGGTCAGCGCCGTGCTGCTGCCGCAGACCACCACCGCCGCACTGCGCAACGCGCTCTACCTGCGCTTCGGCACCTTCGCCGGCTTCATGCTCGACGGCCTGCGCCAGCGGCTCGACCGCCCGGCGTTCAGCGCCGGCAACGTGCGCTTCGCCAGCGAGGCGGTCGGCCTGGAAGCGCTGCGCACGGCAAGCACCTTCGAAGACCCGCACATGCGCCTGCGCAGCCGCCGACTGGCGCGCCTGAACAGCGAGTTCATGACCCTGACCACGCGCTTCCACGCCCTCTATCGACTGCGGGAACGGCTACGCGGCCAGGGTCGCGAAGCCCTGCTGGAAACCCTGCAACCCTGCCTGGCGCCGCTTCTGGCGCTGTTCGAACAACTGCGCGAACGTCCGCCGACGGTCAATGACGCCGCCCGCCTCGCCGACCGTCTGATGGCCCTGGGCGCCGAGTTGCGTGCCGGCATCCGCACCGCCCGCGCGCAGCTCGGCGCCAGCTATGGCGATGGCGATGGCGATGGCGATGGCGAAGCCCTGCTCGACTTCGACAGCGCCGCCGAACTGCTCTTCCGACTGGTCGACGACCTGCACAACTACGCCCTGACCCATGCCTCGCTGGCCGCCCACCACCATGAACGCGAGCAGTGGGAGCAGGGCTTCACCACCAAGGCCAACCCGCTCGCCGCGCTGGTGGCCGGCGCCCGCACCGGGCTGACCGTCCTGCTGTTTGGCACCTTCTGGATCTACAGCGCCTGGCCCAGCGGCGGCACCTTCGCCCTCAACGCGGTGGCCATCCTGGCCCTGGTGTCGTCGTCGCCGAATCCACCGCGCATGGCCCTGCAGATGGCCGGCGGTACCGCCATCGCCGCGGTACTCGGCATCGCCGTCGGCCTGTTCGTGCTGCCGCGCATCGACGGCTTCGTGATGCTCTGCCTGGTGCTGGCGCCGGTGTTCGCCTTCGGCGCCTTCCTCAGCACCCGCCCACGCTGGGCCGGCCTCGGCGCCGGCCTGCTGATCTTCTTCAGCACCGGCACGGTGCCGGCCAACCACACGCTGTTCGACCCCGCCACGCTGATCAACACCTACCTCGCCCTGCTCCTGTCGATGCTGATCTCCGCCGCCCTGGTCGCCGTGGTCCTGCCGCCCAATGCCCCCTGGATGTGGCGCCACCTGGAGCGCGACCTGCGCCGGCGGATCGTTTACGCGGTCAGCGCTCCGGCGCAGAACCTGGTCACCGGTTTCGAGAGCGGCACCCGCGATCTGGTGGTGCAGGCCTACGGCCTGGCCGCGGCCAACCCGCAGGTGCAGCGCGACCTGCTGCGCTGGATGTTCCTGGTGCTGGAGGTCGGCCACGCGGTGATCGAGCTGCGCCGCGAGCAGGCCGTCCTGCCGGAACGGCCCGTCTACGCCGAACGCAAGCCCTGGCGCCGCGCCATCCGCGTGCTCGGCCGGGCGCTGATCCGCCTGTTCGTCCAGCCCAGCGCGGATAACCGCCAGCGTGCCCTGCTGGCCGTCGAGCGCGCCATCGC